The Xanthomonas indica genome has a segment encoding these proteins:
- a CDS encoding EF-hand domain-containing protein, producing the protein MNIRTRTPLIGTAALLAAALALPAFAQDAQADAAAQAQTQSSTSATGQSGQAGAASGGGQTWADVDADKDGAISKQEAQVNAGLSQIFAQADADHNGKLTPDEYKAYVAKQQGGAATGSDSNGGQ; encoded by the coding sequence ATGAACATTCGCACCCGCACCCCGCTGATCGGTACCGCCGCCCTCCTCGCCGCCGCGCTGGCCCTGCCGGCGTTTGCCCAGGATGCGCAGGCCGACGCCGCTGCGCAGGCGCAGACGCAGTCGTCCACCAGCGCCACCGGCCAGAGCGGGCAGGCCGGCGCGGCCTCGGGCGGCGGCCAGACCTGGGCCGATGTGGATGCCGACAAGGACGGCGCCATCAGCAAGCAGGAGGCGCAGGTCAACGCCGGCCTCAGCCAGATCTTCGCCCAGGCCGATGCCGACCATAATGGCAAGCTGACCCCGGACGAGTACAAGGCCTACGTCGCCAAGCAGCAGGGCGGCGCGGCGACCGGCAGCGACAGCAACGGCGGCCAGTAA
- a CDS encoding peptidoglycan-binding domain-containing protein, which yields MSDKDWELGQTSKHYETGGRGASTVSSGVDDPGGVSYGSYQMTSQTTTREGKVINGGTVAAFVKDSKYSDDFAGLKPGSDAFSAKWKELAKTDPGFGQEQHDYIKRTHFDKLVDRLKDKGLDLSDRGPAVQDAMWSTAVQYGPGSDKKPGGSGVFLRAMEEKFGKQADLSKISDKEIVSAVQDYKAEHVKELFPRVHKQKTLDSLQNRAENEKADLLKLADLGKTVAKPGEQRDGHTAPKPQDGHREPAAHGVLARNAQGEAVKGLQEKLATLGYLEAKDAIGTYGPKTEAAVEKFQQDQHLKGVDGKAGPETLAAIERSVQRQQGVEQLRRDNPLFDQAVAQLEKQGRNGGYGDRESMQRAAGQLAFEAKVSGMSRIDDLVASTDGRGMIAVQRNPENAHDVHRAYVDRQQAATVPLEQSQQQLAAETQRQAQERQVQDQQRTQTQAQTPGR from the coding sequence ATGAGCGACAAGGATTGGGAACTGGGCCAGACCTCCAAGCACTACGAGACCGGCGGCCGCGGCGCGTCGACGGTGTCCTCCGGCGTCGACGACCCGGGCGGCGTGTCCTACGGCTCGTATCAGATGACCTCGCAGACCACCACCCGCGAGGGCAAGGTCATCAACGGCGGCACCGTCGCCGCCTTCGTCAAGGACAGCAAGTACAGCGACGACTTCGCCGGCCTCAAGCCGGGCTCGGACGCCTTCAGCGCCAAGTGGAAGGAGCTGGCCAAGACCGACCCCGGCTTCGGCCAGGAACAGCACGACTACATCAAGCGCACCCACTTCGACAAACTGGTCGACCGGCTCAAGGACAAGGGCCTGGACCTGTCCGATCGCGGCCCGGCGGTGCAGGATGCGATGTGGAGCACCGCGGTCCAGTACGGCCCCGGCAGCGACAAGAAGCCCGGCGGCTCCGGCGTGTTCCTGCGCGCCATGGAGGAGAAGTTCGGCAAGCAGGCCGACCTGTCGAAGATCTCCGACAAGGAGATCGTCAGCGCGGTGCAGGACTACAAGGCCGAGCACGTCAAGGAGCTGTTCCCGCGCGTGCACAAGCAGAAGACCCTGGATTCGCTGCAGAACCGTGCCGAGAACGAGAAGGCCGACCTGCTCAAGCTGGCCGACCTCGGCAAGACCGTGGCCAAGCCCGGCGAGCAACGCGACGGGCACACGGCGCCGAAGCCGCAGGACGGCCATCGCGAGCCGGCCGCGCACGGCGTGCTGGCGCGCAATGCGCAGGGCGAGGCGGTGAAGGGCCTGCAGGAGAAGCTGGCCACGCTCGGCTACCTGGAGGCCAAGGATGCGATCGGCACCTACGGCCCCAAGACCGAAGCGGCGGTGGAAAAGTTCCAGCAGGACCAGCACCTGAAGGGCGTGGACGGCAAGGCCGGCCCGGAGACGCTGGCGGCGATCGAGCGCAGCGTGCAGCGGCAGCAGGGCGTGGAGCAGTTGCGGCGCGACAATCCGTTGTTCGACCAGGCGGTCGCGCAGTTGGAAAAGCAAGGGCGCAACGGTGGCTACGGCGACCGCGAGTCCATGCAGCGTGCAGCGGGGCAATTGGCGTTCGAGGCCAAGGTCAGCGGCATGTCGCGCATCGACGACCTGGTCGCCAGCACCGATGGCCGCGGCATGATCGCGGTACAGCGCAATCCGGAAAACGCGCACGACGTGCACCGCGCCTACGTCGATCGCCAGCAGGCGGCGACCGTGCCGCTGGAGCAGAGTCAGCAGCAGCTGGCGGCCGAAACCCAGCGCCAGGCGCAGGAGCGGCAGGTGCAGGACCAGCAGCGCACCCAGACCCAGGCGCAGACGCCGGGGCGTTGA
- a CDS encoding HAD family hydrolase, which translates to MPSFPVRAITLDLDDTLWPFAPIGARIEQVLHDWLLQHSPATAARFPVAAMRQLREDVFAAHPHLHHDLSELRRLTLRRALHESGADAALLEPAYAVFHAARNQVECYPDSIAALERIAARVPVVALSNGNADLATIGLDQHFAFQLSAREHGAAKPDPGIFRAACARLGLPCAQVLHVGDHIEIDVVGAMQAGLRGCWINRDAQAWHPPTPPDLHFDTLTGLADWLDATQPAVARA; encoded by the coding sequence ATGCCCTCCTTCCCCGTCCGCGCGATCACGCTGGATCTGGACGACACGCTGTGGCCGTTCGCGCCGATCGGCGCGCGCATCGAGCAGGTGCTGCACGACTGGCTGCTGCAGCACAGCCCGGCCACGGCCGCGCGCTTCCCGGTCGCGGCGATGCGGCAGCTGCGCGAAGACGTGTTCGCCGCGCATCCGCACCTGCATCACGACCTCAGCGAACTGCGCCGCTTGACGCTGCGCCGCGCGCTGCACGAGAGCGGCGCCGACGCCGCCCTGCTGGAACCGGCCTATGCGGTGTTCCATGCCGCGCGCAACCAGGTGGAGTGCTATCCGGACAGCATCGCCGCGCTGGAGCGCATCGCCGCGCGCGTGCCGGTGGTGGCGTTGAGCAACGGCAACGCCGACTTGGCCACGATCGGCCTGGACCAGCATTTCGCCTTCCAGCTCAGTGCCCGCGAGCACGGCGCGGCCAAGCCGGACCCGGGCATCTTCCGCGCCGCCTGCGCACGCCTGGGCCTGCCCTGCGCGCAGGTGCTGCACGTAGGCGACCACATCGAGATCGACGTGGTCGGCGCGATGCAGGCCGGGCTGCGCGGCTGCTGGATCAACCGCGATGCGCAGGCCTGGCATCCGCCGACGCCACCCGACCTGCATTTCGACACCCTCACCGGCCTGGCCGACTGGCTGGACGCGACCCAGCCGGCCGTCGCGCGCGCATGA
- a CDS encoding leucyl aminopeptidase family protein: MSLPTGFTDASSHALPLYVLDRDHLAEWRAAQAPAWAAWMDAQQFVAAPGSVLLLPGADGVAAAVLGVGDRGDAYAYAHAPYALPAGSTWRVETALDADTLAALHLGWGLGSYRFARYKQPARLPAQLLATPQAEVRDLIAASLRVRDWVNTPTEHMGPEQLEDAARAIAQEHGAQFESIVGDALLAQNFPAIHAVGRASHRAPRLLVLRWGEEAHPHVALVGKGVCFDTGGLDLKPADGMRNMKKDMGGAAHALALAGLVMAQRLPLRLTVLLPAVENAVGPDAFRPGEVIATRQGTSVEIDNTDAEGRLVLCDALAYAGEQRPDAILDFATLTGAARIALGPDLPALFSNDDTLAQAWIAAGERTRDPVWRMPLWRPYLRYLTSSVADLANAGSRMAGAVTAALYLERFVPARQAWAHLDVYAWNDSDRPGRPAGGEALALRSAYAMLKARYAG; the protein is encoded by the coding sequence ATGTCCCTGCCGACCGGCTTCACCGACGCCTCGTCCCACGCGCTGCCGCTGTACGTGCTGGACCGCGACCACCTGGCCGAATGGCGCGCGGCGCAAGCGCCGGCCTGGGCGGCGTGGATGGACGCCCAGCAATTCGTGGCCGCACCGGGCAGCGTGCTGCTGCTGCCGGGCGCCGACGGCGTGGCCGCCGCGGTGCTGGGCGTCGGCGATCGCGGCGATGCGTATGCCTATGCGCATGCGCCGTACGCGCTGCCGGCCGGCAGCACCTGGCGGGTGGAGACGGCGCTGGACGCCGACACGCTGGCGGCGCTGCACCTGGGCTGGGGCCTGGGCAGCTACCGCTTCGCCCGCTACAAGCAACCGGCGCGGCTGCCGGCGCAGTTGCTGGCCACACCGCAGGCGGAAGTGCGCGACCTGATCGCCGCCAGCCTGCGCGTGCGCGACTGGGTCAACACGCCCACCGAGCACATGGGGCCGGAGCAACTGGAAGACGCCGCGCGCGCGATCGCGCAAGAACACGGCGCGCAGTTCGAGAGCATCGTCGGCGACGCGCTGCTGGCGCAGAACTTCCCGGCGATCCACGCGGTCGGCCGCGCCTCGCACCGCGCGCCGCGGCTGCTGGTGCTGCGCTGGGGCGAGGAGGCGCATCCGCACGTGGCGCTGGTCGGCAAGGGCGTGTGCTTCGACACCGGCGGCCTGGACCTGAAGCCGGCCGACGGCATGCGCAACATGAAGAAGGACATGGGCGGCGCCGCGCACGCCCTGGCGCTGGCCGGGCTGGTGATGGCGCAGCGCCTGCCGCTGCGGCTGACCGTGCTGCTGCCGGCGGTGGAGAATGCGGTCGGCCCGGACGCGTTCCGCCCCGGCGAGGTCATCGCCACCCGCCAGGGCACCAGCGTGGAGATCGACAACACCGACGCCGAAGGCCGCCTGGTGCTGTGCGATGCGCTGGCCTATGCCGGCGAGCAGCGCCCGGACGCGATCCTGGATTTCGCCACCCTGACCGGTGCGGCGCGCATCGCCCTGGGCCCGGACCTGCCGGCACTGTTCAGTAACGACGACACGCTGGCGCAGGCCTGGATCGCCGCCGGCGAGCGTACCCGCGACCCGGTCTGGCGCATGCCGCTGTGGCGCCCTTACCTGCGCTACCTGACCAGTTCGGTCGCCGACCTGGCCAACGCCGGCTCGCGGATGGCCGGCGCGGTCACCGCCGCCCTGTACCTGGAGCGTTTCGTGCCGGCGCGGCAGGCCTGGGCGCACCTGGACGTGTATGCCTGGAACGACAGCGACCGCCCCGGCCGCCCCGCCGGCGGCGAAGCGCTGGCGCTGCGTTCGGCGTATGCGATGCTCAAGGCGCGCTACGCGGGGTGA
- a CDS encoding lysozyme inhibitor LprI family protein — translation MLRPSYDTCITAAGGATPAMLDCISDEHAYQDQRLNTAYKAAMAKLGEAEQHALRERQRKWIAERDEKCVADPDGGQAERVDAAECRLEMTARRADELEAH, via the coding sequence GTGCTGCGACCGTCCTACGACACCTGCATCACCGCCGCCGGCGGTGCCACCCCGGCGATGCTGGACTGCATTTCCGACGAACACGCCTACCAGGACCAGCGCCTCAACACCGCCTACAAGGCGGCGATGGCCAAGCTCGGCGAGGCCGAACAGCACGCGCTGCGCGAGCGGCAGCGCAAGTGGATCGCCGAACGCGACGAGAAGTGCGTCGCCGATCCGGACGGCGGCCAGGCCGAGCGCGTGGATGCGGCCGAATGCCGCCTGGAAATGACCGCACGCCGCGCCGACGAACTCGAAGCGCACTGA
- a CDS encoding CPXCG motif-containing cysteine-rich protein, which yields MTGTHPFVDLQCPYCGEWIDVALDPSVDVQQYVEDCQVCCKPMLMTVRWDEDGAPVVSAIAENAS from the coding sequence ATGACCGGCACGCACCCGTTCGTCGACCTGCAATGCCCTTACTGCGGCGAATGGATCGACGTCGCGCTGGATCCGTCGGTGGACGTGCAGCAGTACGTCGAGGACTGTCAGGTCTGCTGCAAGCCGATGTTGATGACGGTGCGCTGGGACGAGGATGGTGCGCCGGTGGTGAGCGCGATCGCCGAAAACGCCAGTTGA
- a CDS encoding M15 family metallopeptidase, giving the protein MGLAFAFVVAPATFAAEPITSPATTPEQAGLVDVHALAPEIAMDIRYAGHDNFTGRPVPGYDAPKCYLLAPAAQALAQVQRDLQAKGYRLQVFDCYRPQRSVRAFVAWARDPQDQLAKARYYPNLDKGVLLGDYIAEHSGHSRGATVDLGLLDCRQGACRALDMGTGFDFFDASAHTDTPAIDATQRAHRRQLLKAMAARGFVNYPMEWWHFTFQPEPSPGVAFDVPVR; this is encoded by the coding sequence CTGGGCCTGGCGTTCGCGTTCGTCGTCGCGCCCGCCACGTTCGCTGCGGAACCGATCACCTCGCCGGCGACCACGCCGGAGCAGGCGGGACTCGTGGACGTGCACGCGCTGGCGCCCGAGATCGCGATGGACATCCGCTACGCCGGCCACGACAACTTCACCGGTCGCCCGGTGCCGGGCTACGACGCGCCCAAGTGCTATCTGCTGGCGCCGGCTGCGCAGGCCCTGGCGCAGGTACAGCGTGATCTGCAGGCCAAGGGCTACCGCCTGCAGGTGTTCGACTGCTACCGGCCGCAGCGGTCGGTGCGTGCCTTCGTCGCCTGGGCGCGCGATCCGCAGGATCAGCTCGCCAAGGCGCGCTACTACCCGAACCTGGACAAGGGCGTACTGCTGGGCGACTACATCGCCGAGCACTCCGGCCACAGCCGCGGCGCCACCGTCGACCTGGGCTTGCTGGACTGCCGCCAGGGCGCATGCCGCGCGCTGGATATGGGCACCGGCTTCGACTTCTTCGACGCCAGCGCGCACACCGACACGCCGGCCATCGACGCCACCCAGCGTGCGCACCGTCGGCAACTGTTGAAGGCGATGGCCGCGCGCGGCTTCGTCAACTATCCGATGGAATGGTGGCACTTCACCTTCCAGCCCGAGCCCAGCCCCGGCGTCGCCTTCGACGTGCCGGTGCGCTAG
- a CDS encoding peptidoglycan-binding protein, with protein MARDTTKAENLDIIEREARQRQIPVDDFMRFAYIETGGRFDEQASRGPNSAKGLFQFTPGAASAYGIRGRELDAVANTDAAARMYQDNRNSLTRQHERDGRAYLSGKAQPDGLDMYMAHQQGAGGYRSIQAAIATGHFELKGTRANLLNNVPGEKDAQGARQFQAYTGTSLADFKTLSDQDMAKAFVKYWDAKYDHIAIPEKGIKPLAEGQAAPARTPTHAGGKQGGHDGIALSAAYDLGVKHDDVKYAINVKNSKYYHPGVDGKHLSQGYIDCSGWVTELQNATMNEINRKAGRDVFTQKDMLAQGMSGSGEIVKKAFDSSGVLLQGKDVFKPGALKEGMVIGVDSGKTAHEHWKGIDHIMMVVRDPKSGELLVSQSTGSKGVNTMPLDDYLATHQNAKLFASDPLAKGRDLLQDRQQTQAQTQGAQEPRTALKPGEQGADVKAMQQRLIELGIKDDQGKLLSGTGYYGDRTKEVVANLQREKGLAATGIADKATLEAIAKQPAPAKADAAALADNPLYRQAMDHLQKQGPNGGFKSAEEMQRAAGQVAFEAKVSGMNRIDDLVLSGDRRGLIAVQRNPDNPHDVNRAYVDRQQAATVPLERSQQQLAAETQRQAQEQPQQPDPQREKAQAPR; from the coding sequence ATGGCACGCGATACCACCAAGGCAGAGAATCTCGACATCATCGAGCGGGAAGCCAGGCAGCGGCAGATTCCGGTCGACGACTTCATGCGTTTCGCCTACATCGAAACCGGCGGCCGCTTCGACGAGCAGGCCAGTCGCGGTCCCAACAGCGCCAAGGGCCTGTTCCAGTTCACGCCCGGGGCCGCCAGCGCCTACGGCATCCGCGGCCGCGAACTCGACGCGGTGGCCAACACCGATGCCGCTGCGCGCATGTACCAGGACAACCGCAACAGCCTGACCCGCCAGCACGAACGCGACGGCCGCGCCTACCTGTCCGGCAAGGCGCAGCCCGACGGCCTGGACATGTACATGGCGCACCAGCAGGGCGCCGGCGGCTACCGCTCGATCCAGGCCGCCATCGCCACCGGCCACTTCGAGCTGAAGGGGACCCGCGCCAACCTCCTCAACAACGTTCCCGGCGAAAAGGACGCGCAGGGCGCGCGCCAGTTCCAGGCCTACACCGGCACCTCGCTGGCCGACTTCAAGACGCTGTCCGACCAGGACATGGCCAAGGCCTTCGTGAAGTACTGGGACGCCAAGTACGACCACATCGCGATCCCGGAAAAGGGCATCAAGCCGCTCGCCGAGGGCCAGGCCGCGCCGGCACGCACGCCGACGCACGCTGGCGGCAAGCAGGGCGGCCACGACGGCATCGCGCTCAGCGCCGCGTACGACCTGGGCGTCAAGCACGACGACGTGAAGTACGCGATCAACGTCAAGAACAGCAAGTACTATCACCCCGGCGTGGACGGCAAGCACCTGTCGCAGGGCTACATCGATTGCTCCGGCTGGGTGACCGAGCTGCAGAACGCGACGATGAACGAGATCAACCGCAAGGCCGGGCGCGACGTGTTCACCCAGAAGGACATGCTGGCGCAAGGCATGTCCGGCTCCGGCGAGATCGTCAAGAAGGCCTTCGACAGCTCGGGCGTGCTGCTGCAGGGCAAGGACGTGTTCAAGCCCGGCGCGCTGAAGGAAGGCATGGTCATCGGCGTGGACTCGGGCAAGACCGCGCACGAACACTGGAAGGGCATCGACCACATCATGATGGTTGTGCGCGATCCCAAGAGCGGCGAACTGCTGGTCAGCCAGTCCACCGGCAGCAAGGGCGTCAACACCATGCCGCTGGACGACTACCTGGCCACGCACCAGAACGCCAAGCTGTTCGCTTCCGATCCGCTGGCCAAGGGCCGCGACCTGCTGCAGGACCGCCAGCAGACCCAGGCGCAGACGCAGGGTGCGCAGGAGCCGCGCACGGCGCTGAAGCCGGGCGAGCAGGGCGCCGACGTCAAGGCGATGCAGCAGCGCCTGATCGAACTGGGCATCAAGGACGACCAGGGCAAGCTGCTCAGCGGCACCGGCTACTACGGCGATCGCACCAAGGAAGTGGTCGCCAACCTGCAACGCGAGAAGGGCCTGGCGGCGACCGGCATCGCCGACAAGGCCACGCTGGAGGCGATCGCCAAGCAGCCGGCGCCGGCCAAGGCCGACGCGGCGGCGTTGGCCGACAACCCGCTTTACAGGCAGGCCATGGACCACCTGCAGAAGCAGGGACCCAACGGCGGCTTCAAGAGCGCCGAGGAGATGCAGCGCGCCGCCGGCCAGGTCGCGTTCGAGGCCAAGGTCAGCGGCATGAATCGCATCGACGACCTGGTGCTCAGCGGCGACCGCCGCGGCCTGATCGCGGTGCAGCGCAATCCCGACAATCCGCACGACGTCAATCGTGCCTACGTGGACAGGCAGCAGGCCGCGACGGTGCCGCTGGAACGCAGCCAGCAGCAACTGGCCGCCGAAACCCAGCGGCAGGCGCAGGAGCAACCGCAGCAGCCGGACCCGCAGCGCGAAAAGGCCCAGGCGCCGCGCTGA
- a CDS encoding VOC family protein: MTNAFVSPDAIRSLFAQAMSDMYRTEVPLYGTLMELVAQVNAQTLAADPALEAQLQRNDERARLDQERHGAIRVGTAEELATLRRLFAVMGMAPVGYYDLSVAGVPVHSTAFRPLDAAALARNPFRVFTSLLRLELIEDPALREQAAQILAKRRIFTDGALALIAHCERDGGLIEADAQRFVAEALETFRWHSDATVSLPTYRALSEAHKLIADVVSFHGPHINHLTPRTLDIDAAQAEMLRRGIDAKAVIEGPPRRACPILLRQTSFKALEETVRFPAGADSAEAGTHTARFGEIEQRGLALTPKGRALYDALLERARAAEGSAGADYATRLQAAFADFPDDYATLRREGLGYFRYALTDAGRAAGAAALAGKPAEALIADGLASADPIVYEDFLPVSAAGIFQSNLGGGEQRAYAAHANRAAFEQALGATVHDEFAIYAGIERDSLQALAG; this comes from the coding sequence ATGACCAACGCCTTCGTTTCGCCCGACGCTATCCGCAGCCTGTTCGCGCAGGCCATGTCCGACATGTACCGCACCGAGGTGCCGCTGTACGGCACGCTGATGGAGCTGGTGGCGCAAGTCAATGCGCAGACCCTGGCCGCGGACCCGGCGTTGGAGGCGCAGCTGCAGCGCAACGACGAACGCGCGCGGCTGGACCAGGAGCGGCATGGCGCGATCCGCGTCGGTACCGCCGAGGAACTGGCCACCCTGCGCCGCCTGTTTGCGGTGATGGGCATGGCGCCGGTGGGCTATTACGACCTGTCGGTGGCCGGCGTGCCGGTGCACTCCACCGCGTTCCGCCCGCTGGATGCCGCGGCGCTGGCGCGCAATCCGTTCCGCGTGTTCACCTCGCTGCTGCGGCTGGAGCTGATCGAGGACCCGGCGCTGCGCGAACAAGCGGCGCAGATCCTCGCCAAGCGGCGCATCTTCACCGATGGCGCGCTTGCGTTGATCGCGCACTGCGAACGCGACGGCGGCCTGATCGAGGCCGATGCGCAGCGGTTCGTCGCCGAGGCGCTGGAGACCTTCCGCTGGCACAGCGACGCTACCGTGAGCCTGCCGACCTACCGCGCGCTGAGCGAGGCGCACAAGCTGATCGCCGACGTGGTCAGCTTCCACGGCCCGCACATCAACCACCTGACCCCGCGCACCCTGGACATCGACGCGGCGCAGGCGGAAATGCTGCGCCGGGGCATCGATGCCAAGGCGGTGATCGAAGGCCCGCCGCGCCGCGCCTGCCCGATCCTGCTGCGCCAGACCAGCTTCAAGGCGCTGGAGGAAACCGTGCGTTTCCCTGCGGGCGCGGACAGCGCCGAGGCCGGCACCCACACCGCGCGGTTCGGCGAGATCGAACAGCGCGGGCTGGCCCTGACGCCGAAGGGCCGCGCGCTGTACGACGCGCTGCTGGAGCGCGCGCGCGCGGCCGAGGGCAGCGCCGGTGCCGACTACGCCACGCGCCTGCAGGCCGCGTTCGCCGATTTCCCCGACGACTACGCCACCCTGCGCCGCGAGGGACTGGGCTACTTCCGCTACGCGCTGACCGACGCCGGTCGCGCTGCCGGCGCCGCCGCCCTGGCCGGCAAGCCGGCCGAAGCCTTGATCGCCGACGGCCTAGCCAGCGCCGATCCGATCGTCTACGAGGATTTCCTGCCGGTCAGCGCCGCGGGCATCTTCCAGTCCAACCTCGGCGGCGGCGAACAGCGCGCCTACGCCGCGCACGCCAACCGCGCCGCGTTCGAGCAGGCGCTGGGCGCGACGGTGCACGACGAATTCGCGATCTACGCCGGCATCGAACGCGATTCGCTGCAGGCGCTGGCGGGTTGA
- a CDS encoding HAD family hydrolase gives MPTPTALRASPIALVGFDGDDTLWKSEDYYRDAEAAFEAILGQYLDLHDARTLQHLLTVERRNLAVFGYGAKGMTLSMIEAAIELTDARISARDIGRIVEIGRSTLQHPVEVIAGVREAVAAIAAEFEIVLITKGDLFHQEAKIAQSGLGDLFPRIEIVSEKDPKTYAKVLSEFGIGAERFVMIGNSLRSDVEPVIALGGWGIHTPYTTTWAHEAEHGLSADEPRLREVAAAADWPQAVADLNRHAASLLQA, from the coding sequence ATGCCGACGCCGACTGCCTTGCGTGCTTCCCCCATCGCCCTGGTCGGTTTCGACGGCGACGACACCCTGTGGAAGAGCGAGGACTACTATCGCGATGCCGAGGCTGCGTTCGAAGCCATCCTCGGCCAGTACCTGGACCTGCACGACGCCCGCACCCTGCAGCACCTGCTCACGGTGGAGCGGCGCAACCTGGCGGTGTTCGGCTACGGCGCGAAGGGCATGACCCTGTCGATGATCGAGGCGGCGATCGAGCTGACCGATGCGCGGATCTCCGCGCGCGACATCGGGCGCATCGTCGAGATCGGGCGCAGCACGTTGCAGCATCCGGTGGAGGTGATCGCCGGCGTGCGCGAGGCGGTGGCCGCGATCGCCGCCGAGTTCGAGATCGTGCTGATCACCAAGGGCGACCTGTTCCACCAGGAAGCCAAGATCGCGCAGTCCGGCCTGGGCGACCTGTTCCCGCGCATCGAAATCGTGTCCGAGAAGGACCCGAAAACCTACGCCAAGGTGTTGTCCGAGTTCGGCATCGGTGCCGAGCGCTTCGTGATGATCGGCAACTCGCTGCGCTCGGACGTGGAGCCGGTGATCGCGCTCGGCGGCTGGGGCATCCATACGCCATACACCACCACCTGGGCGCACGAGGCCGAGCATGGGCTGTCGGCCGACGAACCGCGCCTGCGCGAAGTCGCCGCGGCCGCGGACTGGCCGCAGGCGGTGGCGGATCTCAACCGGCATGCGGCGAGCCTGCTGCAGGCCTGA